The Mycolicibacterium boenickei genome has a segment encoding these proteins:
- a CDS encoding TetR/AcrR family transcriptional regulator, with translation MAERWTRERRLEHTRSVLLDAAEEVFAEKGFAPATLDDIARAAGYTKGAIYKHFATKDDLFLAVSDRYWRRYFDNFAEVMSGATQVGPAELDEIAKRWRELSRDRGADHAALGHEFTLYLRRNPEARERVAAKRAEVVEALGKFIASGMERWGATLRIPASTFAQVLIATSDAVVLGSELDDVDLYRPIVEMYVSAIELP, from the coding sequence ATGGCGGAGCGCTGGACCCGGGAACGCAGGCTTGAGCACACACGCTCAGTGCTGCTCGATGCCGCTGAGGAGGTGTTCGCCGAGAAAGGTTTCGCACCAGCCACTCTCGACGACATCGCCCGCGCCGCTGGTTACACCAAGGGCGCCATCTACAAGCATTTCGCTACCAAGGACGATCTCTTCCTGGCCGTCAGCGACCGGTACTGGCGGCGGTATTTCGACAACTTCGCCGAGGTGATGTCCGGCGCGACCCAGGTCGGGCCGGCCGAGCTCGACGAGATCGCCAAACGCTGGCGCGAGCTGAGCCGAGACCGAGGTGCCGACCACGCTGCCCTCGGCCACGAATTCACGCTCTACCTGCGTCGCAATCCAGAGGCTCGGGAGCGGGTGGCGGCCAAACGCGCCGAAGTCGTCGAGGCGCTGGGCAAGTTCATCGCCTCCGGGATGGAGCGCTGGGGAGCCACGTTACGCATTCCGGCCTCGACCTTCGCCCAGGTACTCATTGCCACCAGCGACGCCGTCGTACTGGGCAGCGAGCTAGATGACGTCGACCTCTACCGGCCGATCGTCGAAATGTATGTGTCGGCCATCGAGCTGCCCTGA